A part of Misgurnus anguillicaudatus chromosome 6, ASM2758022v2, whole genome shotgun sequence genomic DNA contains:
- the rlig1 gene encoding RNA ligase 1, translated as MRRLGSVQQKIPCVFLTEVRDEPSRKRDCQQYQVVATEHVNPAALESDIHCATATEKIDGTCCYVTKYRGETYLWARLDRKPTKQADKKFKKYQYSQKTCKGFVWNVDEDFREVPESWIPAHGVRHENGHPVPDEHGHIPGWVPVDHSNKQYCWHASVVNYPAGVALVLRVQGKEEGLLEIVSVPLADLMEQTLELIGTNVNGNPYGLGSKKHPIHVLVPHGILQIRNPPPVEFQQLNSWFQECQEGRVEGIVWHCNDGTLVKIHRHHLGLKWPLSDTFLNTRPVVIHVDQTDSDTDVSEKDLLKFFSGINGQQFCCIRDIQFEP; from the exons ATGCGACGATTGGGTTCAGTGCAGCAGAAAATCCCATGTGTGTTTTTGACGGAGGTGAGAGATGAACCGTCTAGAAAACGCGACTGTCAG CAATATCAGGTGGTCGCCACAGAGCACGTGAACCCTGCAGCTCTCGAGTCTGATATTCACTGCGCAACTGCAACGGAGAAGATTGATGGGACCTGCTGCTATGTCACCAAATACAGGG GGGAGACGTATCTCTGGGCCCGCTTAGACCGGAAACCCACCAAGCAGGCAGACAAGAAATTTAAAAAGTATCAGTATTCGCAGAAGACCTGTAAAG GCTTTGTGTGGAACGTAGATGAAGATTTCCGAGAAGTGCCAGAGTCCTGGATTCCTGCTCACGGGGTCCGGCATGAGAACGGTCATCCAGTACCGGATGAACACGGGCACATTCCAG GCTGGGTTCCTGTTGACCATTCCAATAAACAGTACTGCTGGCACGCCTCTGTGGTTAACTATCCCGCTGGTGTGGCACTTGTCTTGAGGGTACAAGGGAAAGAAGAAGGATTGCTTGAGATTGTCAGTGTCCCTCTGGCAGACCTCATGGAGCAAACTCTAGAGCTCATCGGGACGAATGTTAACGGAAATCCATATG GTTTGGGAAGTAAGAAACATCCAATCCATGTTCTGGTACCACACGGGATCCTACAGATCAGAAACCCTCCTCCAGTGGAATTCCAGCAGTTGAATTCCTGGTTTCAGGAATGTCAGGAGGGTCGAGTGGAAGGAATCGTATGGCACTGTAATGATGGCACGCTTGTAAAG ATACATCGGCATCACCTTGGACTGAAATGGCCTCTTAGTGACACCTTCTTGAACACCAGACCTGTGGTCATCCATGTAGACCAAACAGATTCTGATACAGATGTCTCAGAGAAAGACTTGTTAAAATTTTTCTCCGGCATAAATGGACAACAATTTTGCTGCATACGGGACATCCAGTTTGAACCCTGA